One genomic segment of Microbacterium sp. ProA8 includes these proteins:
- a CDS encoding DUF262 domain-containing protein produces the protein MKTEVVKPQDVFYNPTRLTVPLFQRPYVWSQQEQWEPLWEDIVRLIDVIEGHNQDATHFLGAIVIQQVPSRLGALPSWNVIDGQQRLTTIQLLLDALHAQLERRGLGDYADQVLPLVENPKSFRKAEEDRFKLWPTNRDRASFGAVMSAPAPISYSALPASRLRDAHHYFSEAIDVWLGEDDAEQRASLLVGAVTGRLEIASIRLDVNEDAQAIFETLNARGTPLSAADLIKNFIFQQVDAAGAERDYLAYWADFETPWWETEVTSGRIKNPRASLFLWQWLVARTLTDFPIREVFTQFKHYVNTVEKDVSALLPRIKVAADRYRAIIEGSENPNGPLDRAQLFSYRVGTLDSEISRPLLIWLDEPEQADVSDADRARILDLLESWFVRRALVKAPSQGSNRFLVDMLRLISRRSKNELADAVEDFLVSNHTAVGYWPGDDEVRVALTDANIYGQYRRSRVRMVLEALEDAKRGYPGANPLAMGPIVRNKATIEHLMPQKWRAHWAAELSEDEERDRDRRVQQLGNLTIVTQALNSRVSNGAWAQKRAHFLASDDVLITKQALALAVDRTWDERVIATRTKQMIGQILTVWPAPPGHVGMEVAPPPPVTRASVDIAQLVDAGWLTTGTELVPRPQAHAGMSAVISKDGRLYIGDTAYDTPSAAAGVVYSGKGAVNGWWFWGVAGTDRRLTDVRADYLASLGDDQENVDADETVGDQSQHP, from the coding sequence GTGAAGACCGAGGTCGTGAAGCCGCAGGACGTGTTCTACAACCCGACACGCTTAACGGTTCCGTTGTTTCAGCGCCCATACGTGTGGTCGCAGCAGGAACAGTGGGAGCCACTCTGGGAGGACATCGTTCGACTGATCGACGTCATTGAGGGCCACAACCAGGATGCGACCCATTTTCTTGGCGCGATTGTGATCCAGCAGGTTCCGTCTCGGCTAGGTGCTTTGCCGTCCTGGAACGTCATCGATGGTCAGCAGCGCCTGACCACGATCCAACTGCTCCTTGATGCTCTACATGCGCAATTGGAACGACGTGGACTTGGCGATTATGCAGACCAGGTGCTCCCGCTCGTCGAGAATCCGAAAAGCTTCCGAAAGGCCGAAGAGGATCGCTTCAAACTCTGGCCGACGAACCGCGACCGGGCGTCGTTTGGCGCTGTCATGTCGGCGCCGGCGCCAATCTCCTATTCGGCCCTTCCGGCATCCCGTCTGCGCGACGCGCACCACTATTTCTCCGAGGCGATCGACGTATGGCTCGGTGAGGATGACGCCGAGCAGAGAGCATCGCTTCTGGTTGGTGCCGTCACCGGCCGGCTGGAGATTGCGAGCATCCGCCTGGACGTCAACGAGGATGCTCAAGCGATCTTCGAGACCCTCAACGCACGCGGCACACCCTTGTCGGCCGCTGACCTCATCAAGAACTTCATCTTCCAGCAGGTTGATGCTGCCGGGGCTGAAAGGGACTACCTCGCCTACTGGGCCGACTTTGAGACGCCTTGGTGGGAGACCGAGGTCACATCGGGTCGCATCAAGAACCCGCGCGCTTCTCTCTTCCTCTGGCAGTGGCTCGTCGCGCGAACACTGACGGACTTCCCAATTCGCGAGGTCTTTACTCAGTTCAAGCACTACGTCAACACGGTCGAGAAAGACGTCTCAGCGCTGCTTCCCCGAATCAAGGTGGCCGCAGACAGGTACCGAGCGATCATCGAGGGTTCCGAGAATCCGAATGGCCCGCTCGATCGAGCGCAGCTATTCAGCTATCGCGTCGGAACACTCGATTCGGAGATCAGCCGTCCACTCCTGATCTGGTTGGATGAGCCGGAGCAGGCTGACGTTTCGGATGCGGACCGCGCGCGGATCCTGGACCTCCTCGAAAGCTGGTTCGTGCGTCGCGCCCTCGTCAAGGCACCCTCACAAGGATCCAATAGGTTCCTCGTCGACATGCTGCGTTTGATCAGCCGTCGATCCAAGAACGAGCTCGCTGATGCCGTCGAGGACTTTCTCGTTTCCAACCACACTGCAGTCGGATACTGGCCAGGTGATGACGAGGTGCGAGTGGCGCTCACTGACGCGAACATCTACGGCCAGTATCGGCGCAGTCGAGTGCGAATGGTATTGGAGGCGCTCGAGGACGCGAAACGCGGGTACCCCGGCGCGAACCCGCTAGCCATGGGGCCGATCGTGCGCAACAAAGCGACGATCGAGCATCTTATGCCGCAGAAGTGGCGAGCCCACTGGGCCGCCGAGCTTAGCGAGGATGAAGAGCGTGACCGGGACCGGCGAGTGCAGCAACTCGGCAATCTGACGATCGTCACTCAGGCCCTCAATAGCCGAGTATCGAACGGTGCCTGGGCGCAGAAACGCGCCCACTTCCTGGCATCGGATGACGTCCTCATCACGAAACAAGCGCTGGCGCTCGCAGTCGATCGCACATGGGACGAGCGGGTGATCGCGACGCGTACGAAGCAGATGATCGGGCAGATCCTCACAGTGTGGCCAGCGCCGCCCGGCCACGTGGGGATGGAGGTCGCACCCCCGCCGCCCGTCACACGGGCAAGTGTCGACATCGCACAGCTCGTGGATGCTGGCTGGTTGACGACCGGAACTGAGTTGGTCCCTCGGCCGCAGGCCCATGCTGGAATGAGCGCGGTGATCTCGAAAGACGGACGTCTCTACATTGGCGACACGGCCTACGACACGCCTTCAGCTGCAGCCGGTGTCGTGTATTCGGGCAAGGGAGCGGTTAACGGGTGGTGGTTTTGGGGCGTCGCGGGCACGGATCGCCGCCTGACGGACGTGCGTGCTGACTATCTAGCGAGCCTCGGAGACGACCAAGAGAATGTGGACGCCGACGAGACCGTTGGGGACCAGAGTCAGCATCCGTGA
- a CDS encoding LuxR C-terminal-related transcriptional regulator, whose translation MGASLPHRSPNPDRTRAGAGPAVDAFGSDAGDIRALDHAVAELVRRTRFPVGFGGLAQGDAIHITSIHGAHTRALEGLVVEASRGLGGRAFVEKRPRLAVDYGSSRSITHDYDRAVLGEGISTLFAVPVMVGNRARGIIYCGSWAESPVGDVVARPAFAVAEELSSELRIREEVQRRLTLSPAPAGQAAMPATTREELRETYAELRSIAAVVDDPALRARLARLEKRLAALSHDTSEPSLELDVRLSPREVDVLACAALGATNAEIATTLDLKEGTVKSYLQSAMAKLDASTRHAAVVTARRAGLLP comes from the coding sequence GTGGGCGCGTCCCTCCCACATCGTTCGCCGAACCCCGATCGCACTCGCGCGGGCGCCGGCCCGGCCGTCGATGCCTTCGGCAGCGACGCCGGCGATATCCGGGCGCTCGACCACGCCGTCGCCGAGCTCGTGCGCCGTACGCGATTCCCCGTCGGGTTCGGCGGACTCGCGCAGGGCGATGCGATCCACATCACCTCGATCCACGGCGCCCACACGCGGGCGCTGGAGGGCCTCGTCGTCGAGGCCTCGCGCGGCCTGGGCGGGCGCGCATTCGTCGAGAAGCGCCCGCGCCTCGCCGTGGACTATGGATCGTCGCGCAGCATCACGCACGACTACGACCGCGCCGTGCTCGGAGAGGGCATCTCCACCCTGTTCGCGGTTCCTGTGATGGTGGGCAATCGCGCGCGCGGCATCATCTACTGCGGATCCTGGGCCGAGTCGCCGGTCGGCGACGTGGTCGCCCGGCCGGCGTTCGCCGTCGCTGAAGAGCTCTCGAGCGAACTGCGCATCCGTGAAGAGGTGCAGCGCCGACTCACCCTCTCGCCCGCACCTGCGGGGCAGGCCGCGATGCCCGCCACCACGCGCGAAGAGCTGCGCGAGACCTATGCCGAGCTGCGCAGCATCGCCGCGGTCGTGGACGACCCTGCGCTGCGCGCACGACTCGCGCGCCTCGAGAAGCGCCTGGCCGCACTCTCGCACGACACGTCGGAGCCGTCCCTCGAGCTCGATGTGCGCCTCTCGCCACGCGAGGTCGACGTGCTCGCGTGCGCAGCGCTCGGCGCCACCAACGCCGAGATCGCGACGACCCTCGACCTGAAAGAGGGCACCGTCAAGTCGTACCTGCAGTCGGCGATGGCGAAATTGGATGCCTCGACCCGCCACGCCGCCGTCGTCACCGCCCGTCGCGCCGGCCTCCTCCCCTGA
- a CDS encoding Lsr2 family protein: MARRIVHQLVDDIDGTLLEVGEGETVLFSLDGVAYEIDLTDENAAALRSSLERYTKAARSVSSSRATSSAASAGRKRRRSGQQDFSAVREWAKQNGYQVSERGRVPASVLEAYEAAH, from the coding sequence ATGGCCCGAAGAATCGTTCACCAGCTCGTCGATGACATCGACGGTACCCTTTTGGAAGTCGGCGAAGGCGAGACAGTGCTGTTCTCTCTCGACGGCGTCGCATACGAGATCGACCTCACCGACGAGAATGCCGCGGCACTGCGCAGCAGTCTCGAGCGGTACACCAAGGCGGCCCGCTCCGTCTCCTCATCCCGCGCGACATCCAGCGCCGCGTCGGCCGGCCGCAAACGCCGCCGCAGCGGGCAGCAGGATTTCAGCGCCGTCCGCGAATGGGCGAAGCAGAACGGCTATCAGGTTTCGGAGCGGGGCCGGGTTCCGGCATCCGTTCTCGAAGCCTACGAGGCGGCGCACTGA
- the pntB gene encoding Re/Si-specific NAD(P)(+) transhydrogenase subunit beta encodes MTAVAGQVAGAAYIVAALLFILSLAGLSKHETSRRGVTFGILGMAIALVATVWVTAAGAWGDVQATTGLVLLVVAVVVGGAIGLWRARVVEMTGMPELIALLHSFVGLAAVLVGWNGALYDTGLEGALADIHHAEVFIGVFIGGVTFTGSIVAFLKLSARISSKPLMLPGKNALNIGALVAFLVLTVWFVITPELWLLIAVTLLALALGWHLVASIGGGDMPVVVSMLNSYSGWAAAAAGFLLNNDLLIVTGALVGSSGAYLSYIMCKAMNRSFLSVIAGGFGIEAPRSSDEDYGEHREIDAESAADMLAGASTVVITPGYGMAVAQAQHGVADLVQRLRERGVDVRFGIHPVAGRLPGHMNVLLAEAKVPYDIVLEMDEINDDLSAADVVLVIGANDTVNPAAAEDPSSPIAGMPVLRVWEAQNVIVFKRSMASGYAGVQNPLFYRDNTQMLFGDAKEKVDEILFQLSRTSELR; translated from the coding sequence ATGACCGCCGTCGCCGGCCAGGTGGCAGGCGCCGCCTACATCGTCGCCGCCCTGCTGTTCATCCTCAGCCTCGCGGGACTCAGCAAGCACGAGACCAGCCGCCGCGGCGTCACGTTCGGCATCCTCGGCATGGCCATCGCGCTGGTCGCGACCGTCTGGGTCACGGCCGCGGGCGCGTGGGGCGACGTGCAGGCCACGACCGGGCTCGTGCTGCTCGTCGTCGCGGTGGTCGTCGGCGGTGCGATCGGCCTCTGGCGGGCACGGGTGGTGGAGATGACCGGGATGCCGGAGCTCATCGCCCTGCTGCACTCCTTCGTGGGTCTCGCCGCCGTGCTCGTCGGCTGGAACGGCGCGCTGTACGACACCGGTCTGGAAGGCGCGCTCGCCGACATCCACCACGCCGAGGTGTTCATCGGCGTGTTCATCGGCGGCGTCACCTTCACCGGATCGATCGTCGCGTTCCTGAAACTGTCGGCGCGTATCTCGTCGAAGCCGCTCATGCTGCCCGGCAAGAACGCGCTCAACATCGGCGCGCTCGTCGCATTCCTTGTTCTGACCGTCTGGTTCGTCATCACGCCCGAGCTGTGGCTCCTCATCGCGGTGACGCTGCTGGCGCTGGCGCTCGGCTGGCACCTCGTCGCCTCGATCGGCGGCGGCGACATGCCTGTCGTCGTCTCGATGCTCAACAGCTACTCCGGCTGGGCCGCAGCGGCCGCGGGCTTCCTGCTGAACAACGACCTGCTCATCGTCACGGGTGCGCTCGTCGGATCTTCGGGTGCCTACCTGAGCTACATCATGTGCAAGGCGATGAACCGCTCGTTCCTGTCGGTGATCGCCGGCGGCTTCGGCATCGAGGCGCCGCGCTCGAGCGACGAGGACTACGGCGAGCACCGCGAGATCGACGCCGAGAGCGCGGCCGACATGCTCGCCGGCGCCTCGACCGTCGTGATCACGCCGGGCTACGGCATGGCCGTCGCGCAGGCCCAACACGGCGTCGCCGACCTGGTGCAGCGGCTGCGCGAGCGCGGCGTCGACGTGCGGTTCGGCATCCATCCGGTCGCCGGCCGTCTTCCGGGGCACATGAACGTGCTCCTCGCGGAGGCAAAGGTGCCCTACGACATCGTCCTCGAGATGGACGAGATCAACGACGACCTCTCGGCCGCCGACGTCGTGCTCGTCATCGGGGCGAACGACACGGTCAATCCGGCCGCGGCGGAGGATCCGAGCAGCCCGATTGCCGGAATGCCGGTGCTGCGGGTCTGGGAAGCCCAGAATGTCATCGTCTTCAAGAGGTCGATGGCATCCGGGTATGCGGGCGTGCAGAATCCGCTCTTCTACCGCGACAATACTCAGATGCTGTTCGGAGATGCGAAAGAGAAAGTGGACGAGATTCTCTTCCAGCTCTCACGCACGTCAGAACTGCGCTGA
- a CDS encoding tyrosine-type recombinase/integrase, which translates to MGTITPYETAKGRRYRVRYRKPDRTEAQKRGFTTMREAKLYLSMVTVSKSKGEYIDPAASRVPVRMFADSWLRSKQPPMSKPSYYMTLERAWKNHVAPVWADREIWSIRRSEVQDWVSELATEKSRTVVLRALGVLAGILDVAIDDRRLANNPARHIRNLPRSGPGKRRVYLSHDQVATLAACSAHPTMVLTLAYTGLRWGEATGLRVRSVNRLRRRFVIEENAVMIAYEIHVGTPKTHEKRSVPYPERLAPMIEQACAGKGPEGLLFGDGVNHMRNSGAQGWFANAVRRAQAVDPSIPRLTPHDLRHTAASLAISSGANVKAVQRMLGHASAAMTLDTYADLFDDDLDAVASRLNEAMPLVALPAGPQTRYARPT; encoded by the coding sequence ATGGGCACGATCACCCCATACGAAACGGCGAAGGGCCGCCGCTACCGCGTGCGCTACCGCAAGCCTGATCGCACCGAGGCGCAGAAGCGCGGCTTCACGACGATGCGCGAGGCGAAGCTGTACCTGTCGATGGTCACCGTGTCGAAGTCGAAGGGGGAGTACATCGATCCCGCGGCGTCGCGGGTGCCGGTCCGGATGTTCGCCGACAGCTGGCTGCGCTCGAAGCAGCCGCCTATGTCGAAGCCGTCGTACTACATGACGCTCGAGCGGGCGTGGAAGAACCACGTCGCTCCCGTCTGGGCAGACAGGGAGATCTGGTCGATCCGGCGGTCTGAGGTTCAGGACTGGGTCTCAGAGCTCGCGACCGAGAAGTCGCGCACGGTCGTTCTTCGCGCGCTGGGAGTCCTCGCAGGCATCCTCGATGTCGCCATCGATGATCGTCGCCTTGCGAACAATCCGGCGCGACACATCCGCAATCTCCCTCGGAGCGGACCAGGCAAGCGCCGCGTCTATCTCTCGCACGACCAGGTGGCGACGTTGGCGGCATGCTCGGCGCATCCGACAATGGTCCTGACCTTGGCCTACACCGGGCTGCGTTGGGGCGAGGCGACCGGGCTGCGCGTGCGGAGTGTGAATCGACTGCGTCGACGCTTCGTGATCGAGGAGAACGCGGTGATGATCGCCTACGAGATCCACGTCGGCACGCCCAAGACGCACGAGAAGCGCTCGGTGCCCTACCCCGAGCGGCTCGCTCCGATGATCGAACAGGCCTGCGCTGGCAAGGGCCCGGAAGGGCTGCTGTTCGGCGACGGCGTCAACCACATGCGCAACTCAGGCGCACAGGGGTGGTTCGCGAACGCGGTCCGCCGCGCGCAGGCTGTGGACCCATCGATCCCGCGGCTGACGCCTCACGACCTCCGCCACACCGCCGCATCGCTCGCGATCAGCTCCGGCGCCAACGTGAAGGCCGTGCAGCGGATGCTGGGGCACGCGTCGGCGGCCATGACGCTCGACACCTACGCCGACCTCTTCGACGACGATCTGGATGCCGTCGCATCGCGCCTCAACGAGGCCATGCCGCTCGTGGCGCTGCCGGCGGGTCCGCAGACCCGCTACGCCCGACCGACGTAA
- a CDS encoding Fe-S cluster assembly protein HesB: protein MLTLTQTAAEAVEELIARVPLAEDGGVRIRDTGSSEGFELSVVPAPEATDTVVREGGARVFLDETAAAILENRVLDAELSNDGAVRFALGDKG, encoded by the coding sequence ATGCTTACGCTGACCCAGACCGCCGCCGAGGCCGTCGAAGAACTCATCGCCCGCGTCCCGCTCGCCGAAGACGGAGGTGTGCGTATCCGCGACACGGGAAGCTCCGAAGGATTCGAACTGAGTGTCGTACCGGCTCCCGAGGCGACCGACACCGTCGTGCGAGAAGGTGGCGCCCGCGTCTTCCTCGACGAGACGGCGGCTGCGATCCTCGAGAACCGTGTTCTCGACGCCGAGCTGTCGAACGACGGCGCCGTGCGCTTCGCCCTCGGCGACAAGGGCTGA
- a CDS encoding methylated-DNA--[protein]-cysteine S-methyltransferase: MTPEDSPRYRVHPSPIGDILIVTTADGIVTLHPFDGPLHAEVERVALRLRALPIPDEEVDAAAAGSAAGASVDATGVFDVATAQLDEYFDGDRHEFDLPLDWRLVRGFTRAALEAVCDIPYGETASYGEVAISAGIPRAARAVGTACATTPFSVVVPVHRVVRADGSLGEYGGRPEMKRFLIDLEQGPSFPPAPSSVDAAEAGSVGPGRPVDAELAAGV, from the coding sequence ATGACACCCGAGGACTCCCCCCGTTATCGCGTCCACCCGTCGCCGATCGGCGACATCCTCATCGTCACGACCGCCGACGGCATCGTGACCCTCCATCCCTTCGACGGCCCCCTGCACGCCGAGGTCGAGCGCGTCGCGCTGCGGCTGCGCGCGCTGCCGATTCCGGACGAGGAGGTGGATGCCGCGGCTGCCGGCTCTGCGGCCGGTGCAAGCGTCGACGCCACCGGCGTGTTCGACGTGGCGACCGCCCAGCTCGACGAGTACTTCGACGGCGATCGCCACGAGTTCGACCTGCCGCTGGACTGGCGGCTGGTGCGAGGTTTCACGCGAGCGGCACTCGAGGCCGTGTGCGACATCCCGTACGGCGAGACCGCGAGCTACGGCGAGGTGGCGATCTCGGCCGGCATCCCGCGCGCCGCCCGCGCCGTGGGCACCGCGTGCGCGACCACACCGTTCTCGGTGGTGGTCCCGGTGCACCGCGTCGTGCGCGCGGACGGCTCACTCGGCGAGTACGGCGGGCGGCCCGAGATGAAGCGGTTCCTCATCGACCTGGAGCAGGGGCCCAGCTTTCCGCCGGCGCCGAGCTCTGTCGACGCGGCGGAAGCGGGCTCGGTCGGTCCCGGGCGGCCGGTCGACGCCGAGCTGGCGGCGGGCGTGTAG
- a CDS encoding Re/Si-specific NAD(P)(+) transhydrogenase subunit alpha — translation MTRIGIVAEAPGENRVSATPITVPKLIALGYDVVVEAGAGAASSFPDAAFAQAGATVVDGATAWASPIVLKVVAPTPDEIERLADGATIIATLSPALRPDLVEALATRGITAIALDAVPRISRAQSMDVLSSMANIAGYRAVVEAAHEFGRFFTGQVTAAGKVPPAKVLVAGAGVAGLAAIGAASSLGAIVRATDPRPEVADQVASIGGQFLEVVVPDEAKQVSADGYAKATSEAYDRRAAEIYSEQAADVDIIITTALIPGRLAPRLITAADVASMRPGSVIVDMAAGQGGNVEGSVAGERVVTENGVVILGYTDLPGRLPQQASQLFATNLVNLLKLLTPGKDGELTLDFEDVVQRTVTVVQDGAVRWPPPPVQVSAAGPSTSSGTGTNSRTGTGSATAAAPMVPAKKPMSAGARTGLIIAGIAALFAICAFAPPPLPQHFLVLTLAIVVGFYVIGHVAHALHTPLMSVTNAISGIIVVGAMVQITLPDLTVQILAAIAVLLASINIFGGFAVTRRMLAMFQKGETR, via the coding sequence ATGACCCGCATTGGCATCGTCGCCGAAGCGCCCGGAGAGAACCGGGTGTCGGCGACTCCGATCACCGTCCCCAAACTCATCGCCCTCGGCTACGACGTGGTCGTCGAAGCCGGAGCCGGAGCCGCGTCGTCGTTCCCCGACGCCGCGTTCGCGCAGGCCGGAGCAACCGTGGTCGACGGCGCCACCGCCTGGGCGTCACCGATCGTGCTCAAGGTCGTCGCGCCGACGCCGGACGAGATCGAGCGGCTCGCCGACGGAGCGACGATCATCGCGACGCTGAGCCCGGCGCTGCGTCCCGACCTCGTCGAGGCGCTCGCCACGCGCGGGATCACCGCGATCGCCCTCGATGCGGTGCCGCGGATCTCGCGCGCACAGTCGATGGACGTGCTGAGCTCCATGGCCAACATCGCCGGCTATCGCGCCGTGGTCGAGGCGGCACACGAGTTCGGCCGGTTCTTCACCGGGCAGGTGACCGCGGCGGGCAAGGTGCCGCCGGCGAAGGTGCTCGTCGCCGGGGCGGGTGTGGCGGGACTCGCCGCGATCGGCGCGGCGTCGAGCCTCGGCGCGATCGTGCGTGCGACCGACCCGCGGCCGGAGGTGGCCGACCAGGTCGCCTCGATCGGCGGTCAGTTCCTCGAGGTCGTCGTGCCCGACGAGGCGAAGCAGGTCTCGGCCGACGGCTACGCCAAGGCGACCAGTGAGGCCTACGACCGTCGGGCGGCCGAGATCTACTCGGAGCAGGCCGCCGACGTCGACATCATCATCACGACGGCGCTCATCCCGGGCCGCTTGGCGCCGCGGCTCATCACCGCCGCCGACGTGGCCTCGATGCGACCGGGCAGCGTGATCGTCGACATGGCCGCGGGGCAGGGCGGCAACGTCGAGGGATCCGTCGCGGGGGAGAGGGTCGTGACCGAGAACGGCGTCGTGATCCTCGGCTACACGGATCTGCCCGGCCGGCTGCCCCAGCAGGCATCCCAGCTGTTCGCGACGAATCTCGTCAACCTGCTGAAGCTCCTGACCCCGGGCAAGGACGGCGAACTGACGCTGGACTTCGAAGACGTCGTGCAGCGCACGGTCACCGTCGTACAGGACGGCGCCGTGAGGTGGCCGCCGCCTCCGGTTCAGGTGTCGGCGGCCGGCCCTTCGACAAGCTCAGGGACCGGAACGAACTCACGCACCGGAACGGGCTCAGCGACCGCGGCGGCACCGATGGTCCCTGCCAAGAAGCCGATGTCGGCAGGCGCTCGCACCGGACTCATCATCGCAGGCATCGCGGCGCTGTTCGCGATCTGCGCGTTCGCGCCGCCTCCGCTGCCGCAGCACTTCCTCGTGCTGACGCTCGCGATCGTGGTCGGCTTCTACGTCATCGGCCACGTGGCCCACGCGCTGCACACGCCGCTGATGAGCGTCACGAACGCGATCTCGGGGATCATCGTCGTCGGCGCGATGGTGCAGATCACGCTGCCCGATCTGACCGTCCAGATTCTCGCCGCGATCGCGGTGCTGCTCGCGAGCATCAACATCTTCGGCGGGTTCGCCGTCACGCGGCGCATGCTCGCGATGTTCCAGAAGGGGGAGACCCGATGA